The region CATCGAGGGCCTTCCGCAAGTGGTCCGCCATGTGTCCAACACCTGGCACGTCTACGGCCACGATGGCGGCTCGAGAGTGACGCTCGCGAGCGTGATCGACACCGGGTCCCGCCCGCCGGGGCCGATCGTTGCGAGAGTGGTGGGCCGCTTGCTCGGGCGTGCCTCGGAGCAGATGCTCACGGGCCTGCGCAACAGGCTGTTGGCTATCGAGGGTGCCCAGGAGCGCCGAAGTGCAGAGAGGACGGCCGCGAATGGCTGATCGACCTGACGTGATCCTGATCATGAGCGACGAGGAGCGCGCCGC is a window of Actinomycetes bacterium DNA encoding:
- a CDS encoding SRPBCC family protein: MPTTVARSIDLSSPPEDVWAVLGEFGAISSWAPNVDHSVLLEGSPGIGGSRRIQTGSSTLVETVTAWDPPSTLSYDIEGLPQVVRHVSNTWHVYGHDGGSRVTLASVIDTGSRPPGPIVARVVGRLLGRASEQMLTGLRNRLLAIEGAQERRSAERTAANG